AGAGCGGATTTTTCCATCCAACTTCCGACGCTGAAAGAAGATTGCCGCTCAGTGAAAATGTGGCTTTAAAATCTGATATCGCGCCGTCTATGTTTTCCAGCTTGCTTTTGACTTCAGCCGAAAGAGGAAAATCTGAAACGGCCTCAATCCCCCTCCACGCATCCTGATTGAAGATAAGCTGCCCGAAGTTGTGGGACTGCCAAGAGCCGGAATCGAGGATCAAGGATCCAGATAGTTTCATATTGCCGGCAATGGTGAGCTGGTCGGAACCTTCGGAAGAAGCCTCGATGACAACTGAGCTGTTTCCGGAGATCAGTCCGCCAAGCGACTGGATTTTGGAGGGATCAACTTCGCTGGCAATCCCACTGAAGGTAAAGAGATGCTTTTCGCCCCTTTCCAGCTTTCCATTCCCGGAGAAGGAGCCGCCGGCAAATTTTCCGCGAATGACGGGGAATTCAAGAACTCCACCCTGAGATATGACGCTTCCCTCCGCGGCGTCGATAAAGATACCGGCAAAACCAAGAGATTCTGATGTAAAATCTATTTTCGTCTCCGAGTTGTCTCCATTCGAATTTTTTATCGAGCCCCGAGCCTTCACCGTGGCGGACAAATTCTTGAAAGAATCGACAGTTGCGATAGGTGGAAAATAGTTTTTCACCTGAAAATCACTCAGCCCATTGCCATCCAGTTTAATTTCATATGAAAGCGAATCGTCACGTCTGATAAATCCGGATGCGTTCAGTTTGGCCTCCCCAAGGAATATTTCCAAATCCCTGATAGATATCGCATCCGATTGAACGAGCGCCGACCCATGCAACTTCATCGGCAGCCCCGCGGTTTTTGAAAAAATTCCTCCGTAGGACATCGAACTCTGAGCGGAGTCTATTTGAACCTTGAGCTCATAAACTACCGGCGAACCCTTTGCAAAAATGTCGACAGCCACCGGCCCTTGCCAGTCGAGCCTGCTTACTACCTCATTGATAGCATCGCGGTAAATCGATGATAGCATCGCCGGTGTGAAGGTCATCGTCGCGACATGAAAATCGAAGATCGGAGATGCAGCCGAAAAATTCACGGTACCATCCATTGAAGCCTGAACTCCGGAGAGGTATATGGTGGAATCGTTGAGGGCGAGGACTTTGCCACCCTCGTCCAAAACGAGATTTCCGGTGATACTTACATTTTGGACATCAGATCCAAATGCAGCCGCACTGGCACGGACAGCGGCCCTTATTATTTTTTTAGATGGTTCCTCTGAAGAGGGCATCCGGTCAATGTTTCTGGCGGAAAAATCGATGTCGGTTACAAGCACGGGCGAAGCATCCCCCTCTTCCATGATGCTGACCGATCCGCTGGTCACATCCAGAGATGTTATTATCAGCTTTTCATCCGACAGAAAGTTGCCCGCATCGAAAGCTCGATCTTCGGCTTGCTCTTCAGCATGCGCTTCAGAAATAATTCCGCCTAGCAAAAAACCTTGGGGGCCGCCTTCAGCCGCCTCATCAGGCGATGACACCTCTTCGGCCGAATCCTTTGCGGGAACAGGCAGGGGTTCCCCGTCACCTATCGCAGGGGCCGCCGGCAAAGATTTAAACTCTACATTGGCGTCTATATCCGCATCTGAAAATGATTCCCCGATGGCATCGACCTCTGGGCGCTCAAACCCGCTGGGAGCATCGCGCCCCGATGAAAAGCCGAAAATGCGCCCGAGGTTTGAAACTCCGCTAGATACCCGATAGTTTACGCTTACGTCGTAGAACTTCATCGCAGTGACGATCTCTCCCCGCAGCAAGCTCATCAGCGATAGATCCCCTTCTATTTTTCCTACGGATATCGCTGTCTGTCCTACAAACGGCGGCTCTGTAGAAATAATCGCCAGATTCTTGATCGTATACCCAGGGTGTGGAACAAATCGCAGCCGGAAGCTACTCATAGCGACTCGAGAGCCGGACCCGCCGATGCTGCGTTCTATCAGCGTTCTATATTTGTCCGTGGATATGAAAAAAGGGCCCGCTATTGCGGCTATGAGCAAAAGCGCGACCGCGACAAGCGTTGCAACGAGGATTTTTTTCACCTATCCCCCCAATGAATTCAAGACGTTAGCATACAGGCGGATGGTTGGCAATATGAGAGGTATGCGGGATTTCAATTGTGGACCCTCAGCTTCAACTCTTCAAGCCAGAGAAGCAACAGGTCGCGAATCCTTTTGTTTAATCCGTCGGGAATTCGCCGCGTCTGCATAACCGACATGAACGCATCCAGAGCGCTCCTCGTCTCACCCACCGTCAGGGGTATTCCGGAGGCATGCTCCAAGGTCTCCCTGTATTTGAGAGTCGTATTGACGAGCATGGCAAGCATCTCCTTTGTGCCGTCATCGGCGCTCTCGAATCTGCTGGAAATCCTCCCGAACAGTTCCCTTATGTCGTTATCGTCGATATCAGCCTTCATGACTTTCAATTGTCATTTTCATCCGACATTCTCAAGCGATATTTTGAATCCCAAAGCCACTGAACGCTGCAAAATAACGGCTTGCGGCGGAGAGTTCTATCGGCTATGCATCCATGAACCCCAAGGAGGGGGCGCGATGGCTGGGATCTTCATAACTTTTGAAGGGATAGAGGGATGCGGCAAAACCACGCAGATAAGGCTGCTCAATGAAGAACTGCGTAGCATGGGGTTTTCTACCGTTCTGACGCGAGAGCCCGGCGGAACACCGATATCCGAAAAAATAAGGGCGATATTGCTAGATCCTGCAAGCTCGAAAATATCCCCAAAAACAGAGCTGCTCCTCTACGCCGCAGGAAGAAACCAGCATATATGCGAAGTGATCTCACCCGCGCTAGCATCGGACAAGATAGTCCTCTGCGACCGCTACGCCGATGCAACGAAGGCTTATCAGGGAGCTGCCAGAGAGATCGCCCCTGAGATAATAGAATCGATTCACAGAATCGCCACCGACGGGCTGATGCCTGATTTGACCATACTCCTCGACTGCGATGCTGAGGTCGGACTTTCACGCGCCATAAAGAGGAACTCCGAAGAATCGATCTCTGGGAGCAGCGACCGTTTCGAACGCGAGAAAGTGGAATTTCACCAACGCGTCCGCGAAGGATATCTGAAGATATCGGCATCCGAACCGGGCAGGGTAAAAGTATTTGACGCGACCGAAGCGCCGTCCGTCATCCACTCGCAGATATTGTCCGAGGTCAAAAGAAAGATCGGAAATACAGGATGAACTCTATAGTAGGACACAAATCGCAGATCGAAAATATCCGAAAGACACTGGAAGCCAAGATGATGCCGCATGCCTTTCTCTTCACGGGTCCGGAAGGAATCGGCAAAAAAAGCGTCGCGCTTGAGATATTGAAATCGTTCACCTGCGTTAAGACGAAGGGCAGTACGATCGGCTATTGCGAAACATGCGCTGGATGCGTAAAATTCGAAGGCTCCTCTCACCCGGATCTGTTTTTCATCCAACCCGACGGGACACAGATAAAAATTCCCCAGATCCGCGAACTGCAATCGAAGCTGATTTATCATCCCCTCGAGGCC
The nucleotide sequence above comes from Myxococcales bacterium. Encoded proteins:
- a CDS encoding dTMP kinase, yielding MFITFEGIEGCGKTTQIRLLNEELRSMGFSTVLTREPGGTPISEKIRAILLDPASSKISPKTELLLYAAGRNQHICEVISPALASDKIVLCDRYADATKAYQGAAREIAPEIIESIHRIATDGLMPDLTILLDCDAEVGLSRAIKRNSEESISGSSDRFEREKVEFHQRVREGYLKISASEPGRVKVFDATEAPSVIHSQILSEVKRKIGNTG